AGCGATTGGAAAGCGATCGTGATCTCCTTGTACCACTTTGCTCCAGAATAGTCTTTCTTAGTTTCCATACGATGTTTGGAGAGTAAGGTGTTTTAATCTACGCGAACGGAGAAACCAACCGAGGAGAAGAAGCATGCCGAAGGTAAAGACGGCAAAACTCCACAGCCATCGTGGCGGTTCACGCACGGCCAAGACGAGGCCCGAAGCGGCTGGTTCCTCTGCGGGTTGTTCCAGGACGATGTCCTCTTGTGTACGTGGCAAGAGCTGGCGTGTCCCGTTTGAGAGGACGAGAATCCCTGTAATGGTGACCTTTTCGCCGGGGCTCAACGAGGTGAAGTTTATGCCGGTGGGACGTTTCGCCGAGACGATTAGCTCATGTGTTCCTTCTTGCAGACGCACGCGTTCCGAGGCGGCCTCGACAACTTCTCCTTCCGTTTTAAGAAGCGCGCCCACATGCTTGTCGCCGATCTCACCAAGCGGAAGCACTGTTGCCACGGGGGGCTCTTCGTGTCCGAGAATGGTGATGTGCTCGCGCGCACTCACCTTGAATCGTTTCTGTCCGTAGGCCTCGCCAAAAGTTCCTTGCATCCGCACACGGTCGCCGAGCGCAAGCTCTGGAAAGTCTGCTTTCTGCATGTAGACCTGTGTATCCGGGTTTTGCACATAGAATTGTTGCGTGGAGAATGCCCCGGGCAGAGCGGACACAATCGCTTCGATGATCTCCGTGCGCGATGTCGAACTTTTCTTTACCTTTACTGAAGATGCGACGGCTATTTCTGGCGTATCGGGAGTGGGGGTGAGAGAGACGGGGGGAATCTCAAGAGGAGGGGGGCTTGGAGCCTCTCCGGACGGAGCGAGTGCCGCCATTTGCCCTTGCCACCGCCACGTCTCACCCTCTTTGCGGTAGCGGCCACCCTTTGGCGCATCTTTATAGGTCACGGAGTCAATGGGTATGCCGTTTGGGTGTACAAGAGTGATCGTGTCCGTGTCGTTGTTGAGGGTGATCTTGGTGAGGGGACGCGGAAGCTGCACTTCTGCATGTGCGGCAACTACGTGTGTACCCTCCGCTTTCCATACTTTGCCTCCTGCGTCTGCAAGCGACCAGCCGTAAAGCTCTGCTGGTGCATCTCCCGTATTCACGATGGTGACGTATTCTTCTTCCTCGTCGGCGCCGTGTGGACGGGGATAGAGTTCTCCAAGACGCAGAGTAACGGCGAGGGGCGTCTCGGGGATGCTGGCTTGTGTAAGGCTAATCTCGGAGGGGGGAGGGGGCGATCCAGTAATTTCTGGAATCACAAGCGCAGGAGTTGAGGCGACCTCTGGTTCGCGCGGGGGTGGCGGGGGAGGGAATGTATTTGGAAGGCGCGGGCTTGCCGCGCTTGTTTTCTTCCACCCATCGACGCTCCATCCGGCCGTCTCGCCTTTTTGGAATGTGCCGCTGTACGCAGCGCTATCAATCACATCGCCGTTTGCGGCGTGAAGGACGACGCGGTCGCCAGAATTGTTGAGGATGCTGCCGGGCACCTCGACGAGTGCATACTGGTCAAAGCCGACCATGACATCGGGAAACTCCACGCGCTTATTACTGGCGTCGGTCAGATACATTCCTCGCGTGAGGATAAGATTGTTGTAAGGATTGTAGATCTCCACCCACTCGGTTTCTCCTTCAATAGGGTTGGGAAGAATCTCGTTTATGCGCAGCGACCCCGGAGCGACGAGGAGCGGCGGCTCTTCTGCGGAAACGGTTGTCTGCATCTCTGTCGAGGCGGGCGCCCCTAGGGGATCAGGTGCGGCGGGAGAGTCATCGCTTCGAGGAAGAGGGTCCGCGACGGGTATCTCGACAGCAGATCCGGAGGAGTCCGCAGGAGGTGAAGGATCCATTGGTAACGCCGCAACTGCGGGGAGGGTGATGATCGTGGCATCGGGCGTTTGCGTGTAGCGTGTGGGGCCATAGAGTTGTTCAATAAGACGAATAAGTGTCGTGGGGTCGAGTGTCCCTTCCGGAATTGTTATTTCCACGCTGGTGGTTTGTCGGATGATCACCGGACGTTCTGGTGCGATTTCCGCATGTGCAGGAAAGGCGACAAATGTCGCCGCAGCCGAGAGGGCACACCCAACCAACCGTGCAAAGTGACGTAAGAACATAGGAATAAGTTTATGGCGCGCCAAACAAAATATCTCCCCAACGAGGGAGATATTTGTTATGATCATTCCACCACAAATTGAGAAAAAAGTCAATGACTGTTAGGATGCTTTTTGTGCATAACTTTTAGCCGAGGTGGCGAAATTGGTAGACGCGCCAGCCTTAGGAGCTGGTGGGGCAACCCGTGGGGGTTCGAATCCTCTCCTCGGCACCACAAATCACCTTCGTGATTAAAATTCTTCTCTCTATGCATGAAGGACTACATCGTCCCGTTGAGGTAAAAGTAACCTTACCCACAGAACTCGAGCTCACCAACCGGATCGGAGCCGCTGTTTCCGATCTCAATAAGCGTGTGAAAAACCGCGAGCGCATCACGGTACGTGCGCGTCTCTACACAGAAGTCCTGCCGGAACTTCAAAGGCTTCTTGAAGAGCAGGAAGCTCCTATGGGGGACCCGGAGTTGGCTGAAAAAATTCGTCCGCTTGTGATGGAGGCCGGGAAGACACTCACAAAAAGCGTGCGGACCCAAGTTGAAGAGTCCCTGCTTGATGCGTTGCGGGCATTTAGAGTGGAGTTTATTACTCCGCCAAGTCAAGAAGAGGCAGCGTAGAGTGATTGTCACCACGGGAGCTTCCTGATAGGATCGGGCCATTATGCGCGTCACTCTCGTTCATGGCATGAATGCCACTCCCGCATCGAATTTTCACCCGTGGCTCAAGCGCGAGCTTGAGGCCCGCGGGTTTAGCGTACGGGTTCCCGAACTTCCTCTGCACTCCGGCGAGCCGCTCGAGATCCTT
Above is a window of Candidatus Uhrbacteria bacterium DNA encoding:
- a CDS encoding lamin tail domain-containing protein, with amino-acid sequence MFLRHFARLVGCALSAAATFVAFPAHAEIAPERPVIIRQTTSVEITIPEGTLDPTTLIRLIEQLYGPTRYTQTPDATIITLPAVAALPMDPSPPADSSGSAVEIPVADPLPRSDDSPAAPDPLGAPASTEMQTTVSAEEPPLLVAPGSLRINEILPNPIEGETEWVEIYNPYNNLILTRGMYLTDASNKRVEFPDVMVGFDQYALVEVPGSILNNSGDRVVLHAANGDVIDSAAYSGTFQKGETAGWSVDGWKKTSAASPRLPNTFPPPPPPREPEVASTPALVIPEITGSPPPPSEISLTQASIPETPLAVTLRLGELYPRPHGADEEEEYVTIVNTGDAPAELYGWSLADAGGKVWKAEGTHVVAAHAEVQLPRPLTKITLNNDTDTITLVHPNGIPIDSVTYKDAPKGGRYRKEGETWRWQGQMAALAPSGEAPSPPPLEIPPVSLTPTPDTPEIAVASSVKVKKSSTSRTEIIEAIVSALPGAFSTQQFYVQNPDTQVYMQKADFPELALGDRVRMQGTFGEAYGQKRFKVSAREHITILGHEEPPVATVLPLGEIGDKHVGALLKTEGEVVEAASERVRLQEGTHELIVSAKRPTGINFTSLSPGEKVTITGILVLSNGTRQLLPRTQEDIVLEQPAEEPAASGLVLAVREPPRWLWSFAVFTFGMLLLLGWFLRSRRLKHLTLQTSYGN